Genomic segment of Sarcophilus harrisii chromosome 4, mSarHar1.11, whole genome shotgun sequence:
gttAGGGCCCTTGGATTTCTAAGGTTGAGGGCACTGAATATTGAGAGTCCTTTATCATATCTCCATATAGTGTTAGGACCCTCATTATACTGGAAAGTCCCTGTCTGAGCCCCATTGATCCTGATTTCTGGTATTCTCTGGACCTTCCATGGGTCCCACCCATGAgacttaaaattttgttttaaatatttatttgcattcTTCTGTTCTCTATTCCCCCACCCTTCCTCTATcctttgagaaagcaagaaatgatattacacacacatacatgtaagtatatatatatatatattcatgcaaACATTTCTGCATTAGCTATGTTgcataaaaaagcaagaaaaataaagtgataacTAACTTAAGAGGGATGGGGAACAATGATTTTTTTATCCTGtacttccattagaatgtaagctccttaaggatagaatgtttttttttctcctgtatttGGAAGATATGGCTCATTGCATTGTTCATTCAGTTATATCCTACTCTATGCAGGCCCAttttgtccatgggattttcttggcaaaaacagtggagtggcttgccatttcctactccagtgtgccaccattttacagatgaggaactgagacaaatagaaggtaagtaacttgcccacactcacaaagctagtaagtatcacggctagatttgaactcagtcttacTGACGTCTAGTCCCATGGTCTACCCACTCCATGACCTAGCAGTCTCACAAGACACATagtgagcatttaataaacatttgttaatttgAGGCAGCTTATGCAAAGACAGAGATTGGAAATGAAAGGTCATGTACAAGAAGCAATTGGTAGGCCAGTTTGTCCAAGACTagagaaaaggcaaagagaaaatttggaggaACAGAAAGAATTAAAGAGTTTTTCCATTTCAGTTCCTCATTCCCAAGAAGGGGAACAGATACATGCTTTAagtggagatgaggaaagagaggaaaagatcaaagaaagattaaaagggCTGGAACAGTGTCTCGGGAATAATAGGGGAAGCTGATTTATGGTTTTCCTTgacaaaatgcaaaaacaaaaatccacatTTCTCAtcacctttctcttctcttcttcccctccccataaTTTAAAATCAGCCCAGAAACAAGACAGAGACTATTTAGGGTCTTCTTATCAACCTTCTGCTGCCACCCCGTGGTCATTTTCATATACTACTCCAGGGCCCTTGAACTTGAATGGAGATGGATATGAGGCTGTGCTGGAATTGAGCAGTCAGGGGTCAGGGCTAGTTGCAGACTGTGTGGTGGCTACTCAGGGCTAGCAAACGCAGGGGAAAAAAGGTTTGTTATTTTCCCAGTGGCAGGGTTGGGAGGGGGGCAATAAGGGGGCAAAGAGGGGAGCTCCTGGTTTCTGTGGGTTCTAGGACAGAGTAGGTCAATCGACAGTCACAGGAAAGAAACCTGAAGAATCAGCGGACAGAAATCCCTCCCACCCATATGGGCAAGCACAATCCCTTTCCACATTCCTCCTCACTCTTTGGAAAGTGGAATGGGTGTGTGCTTGTCCATATGGGGCCGGAGGGATTTCTGGAGGAAATGATGCTTCTGTGGGAAACagataaaaggggaaactgaCTGTTGTGATCTCACTCTCCTGCTAACACTTTGAGAATCAGTGGGAGTCTCATCTAGCTCCAACAAACCCTTCTCTATAAGGCCAGGACAAAGAATCTCCTTGCCCAGTCCTTCTGAGTCAGCCCTAGAACAGACAATGAGATTTCTGCTACTCTGGGGGTGGATCATCATTCCAGGTAAGAATAGAATGGATTTGCCCAGAAAGCCCTGGCATGACAGGAGGGACCTGGGGGTTTGGGCTGAAGGTCTGCAAGATACCCCAGCCCATCCAGAGTTTGTGTTTGAGCTTTGTATTTTCCTCCCCTATTACCAACCTTTCAGGCCAAGTCTGATCAACCTACCTGCAGCCTCCCTCCTCACCCAAAAGCTCCCAAACCAAcaatatccatttttccttttccaacttgAGATGGCAAGAGAGGTCTTGGTGGTTTCCTGAGGAGAGATGCTCAGTCCTTACAGAAGGGCACCTGAGCTCaggatcttggacaagttaccaGGCTATTCTTGCCTCTGTTTTACAATGAAATGAGTTCATTGCTTTCCTTGTCTGACACCTTTTATTCTCCCAGTTGTGACAATGGAGCCcctattcctgactccaggaaacTGGGGGCCCTCAGAGAGTAGTAAGAGGAAGAATCAGAGCAGTGCCGAGGGGGAAAGACCTCATTCCTTCTTCTCTGCAGGAACTAAGCCTGAGTAACTGCAGGAATTGCCAACTTGATTCTACTTGATTTCAGGTTATGGAGCCATGGTGGGTCCGAAGGAAGTCAGTGGGCCAGAGGGAAGCTCTCTGTCTGTGCAGTGCTCCTATGAGGATAAGCATcgggaaaggaaaaaatactggtGCAAAAACAATGGATTAATTTTTAGTCCCTGTGCCACTGTCATCATCACAGAGGCAGGGAAAGAAGAGACAAATGGCGAAGTGTCCATCAAGGACAATCCCCAAAATGGAACATTCACTGTGATCATGAGGAAAGTCACCCAGAAGGACGCAGGGAAATATCAGTGCGGGATTTCCATTTTTGGATTTGATGAGATTTTTGAGGTGACAGTGGTTGTTTTTTCAGGTaatcttttctccttccaaacTAAGAGGACTGAGTCCAAGATGAGCTGGGGTGGGAAGGATGCTATGGGGTTGATCAGAGAAGAGGAATAATGTATTCTGAGAGTGAAGGATTTGGCGCAGTTTTGAACTTTCCCTCACCAAGATGACAAGTATGTTGTACTCTCTAtgtacttcagtttccccaactgtaaaggAAGGAGGTAATGATCTTTTATAAGAGCAAGAGTATAAATAACCACTAGAAGATATTCTTTATATTCCACACAAGGTCCCCAGAAGTAAAGCCCCCTCTACTCTCCTCAGGACACCACAGACCCACTATTCCCTGCAGTTCTCAGCTTTCCACCACCACCCCAAGCAAAATGAGGTTTTTTGGTTTGGAACTGAGGATCCTAAAAAGGTTGAGTAGTCTGAGCCATTGAGAAGATTGTGGGTCTTAGGACAAAAGTCATTTAGAGTTGTGGGGATGGAATCACTAATAGCTTTGGATGCTTGAAGCCAGGACCACTGAGGGATAcaagagaggaaagaatttgAGATGGGGTCATAAATTCATTGAATTTCTTAGTTATAAGGGACTTTATGGCTTAATTTTCTCTAAAGTTCCCTCTCTAAGACCTCAAGGGATTATTAAATGACTCATCTGAGAACATACAGTTATAACTCAAATATTCTTACAGGATActttttcatcatctataaaaggaaggaaataagcctttattaaattactatttactctgcattgtgctaagcacttcataaatgcttaatatttaacacatacacatattaagCCTCACAACAATGCTGACAGGTAGGTGATATGATGATCTCTGATTTacagttaagttacttgcccaggatcttacAGCTAAggagtatctgaagtcaaatctgaactcaaatcttcctgaatctagaCCCAGAACTGTGTGGATACAGGGCCACCTAATTGACAATTGCTTCTTCATTGACTTCACTGGGGAAGGGGCGGGGGTCATGAAGAGGCTTGGAGCTAAAACTATAAGGGAAATTAAGTAGGGCTGGCCAGAGATCAGGAAAAATGAGACTTCTTTTTTGTATAGGACAAAACATACCTAGATTTTCAATAGGTGTCACATGTTAGCTTGGCTAGGAAGAGAATGGTCAACTGAGAAGCCCATGCCCAATCAGTTTTTATTGGGATGGGGATGACATTACAACTGAATAAGAAATGAGAGGACAATGGAAGATTTTTGAACAAGGAAATGACATGATCCAATGGGAATCATAGGAAGATCACAAAGATTATACAGTTATGGGCTGGATAGATTACAGGGAGTGATACAGATTGGATCCTCAGAGACCAGCAGGTTAATGAAGCAATCATAGTGATGGATGGAAAGGCAAATATGGAATAAACAGCAGAATGAGCAAGTTGTATGAGCCGAggcaagtttcctcatctataaatgcaTAGGAAGTAATGTTTATACACATACAAGTCTCTTAACCACTTTAggccccaattttctcatctgtagggATTGACCTAGGTTAGTTTAGGTGGTCTCCAGGGTCTTTTCTGGATCTAAATCCAATGGTTCTCcagtattttccaatttttaacatcctagaaatgagtttatattattaacataagAACATAAATGAGGATGATTTCTGgcagaataaagagaaaggaatggatGTTTTTACATGTGTATtttgaaagaacaaaatcaaagaCTTGGTAGCTGATTTGGATGTGGAGAATGAAGAACAAGAAATCAAAAATGGTTCAAGGTTTTAAGCCTGGGTAACAGGTGAAAAGCTTCCAGGAATCAAACGGGACACTGGCAAAGATTAAGGGTGGTGTTGTAGTGGAGAAAACTAGACTTGGACATTGAGAATTTGGATTGTAAACCTCTTCTTCCAtttaactacctgtgtgacctcagaTAAATAATTTAAACTCTCCGGACTTCAAGATgcccttctataaaatgaaagggttaagtCCCTTAGAGATATAAATCTATGAATCAATGACCTGGTATTTGAGGATTGTCAGCTCCACTGCTAGGATTCCCTCTctatcaaggaaaactgagaGGTGTCTTTATTCCCTTTCAATGAGCACAAGAGACTGATTGCCCTTGACTGAGAGATGGAGTAGCTGGGACTTCCTCATATAGAAAGTTTCATTTGGAATCCTGAGCTGTTCATATCTGTTGTGATGGTCAGTCATTATCAGTCCAAGACAGGATTctgccttctcctttctctttttaggGCTCGAGAGTTCTGACTCCCTAAACCCCTCTCTTCAGCCTCCCTCTACAAGGAGTGATCAGCAGGGGGTAAAGGTTTGGGAAACTCGGTCTCCAGAGCTGAGTGAGTGATTGATTTGGAGGGTTAGGGTTGGGATGGGATGGGGACTGACTTCTATGCTAGAGAAGTGTTGTGTCAGTAAGGCAGTGCACTGTGCCCCTGTCGATAGAGGGcaggaaaagtagaaagagatgCTGCCTGTTATTAGCCCCCATCTTCCTTTTCTGTATGATCCTGATCAGTGTGTCCATTAACATAAAATCAAAGGATATTGAATGAGGAGGTGTGCAATGATGTAATGAACTGTATTAGCTCAAGATCCTATTGTTCAATTTTTCAGTGGGAGTATTTGCACCTCAAAATTAGGGAAACACTACAGTTCAAGGGATGATTTactattttttccacttataGACTTGGGAAAGTAGTGAGATAAATGTTAATattgcagattaaacttaaaatgtaTCTTCTATGCAATTTTTTCAGAGAACCTgtggttaaacatttaccaacattcCCCTAGTTATGGGTGAACAAAGCAAAGGTCTGGGGTCATGGTATAGGGTTTGGAGTCCGAGGGGCTGGGTTGAGCAAGTCATATCCCTTTTTAGATATCAATTTCTCCTGTGATATATTGGAGGTTGAACCAgctgatctctaaggtcttttctatcTCTAAGTCTATGACTGTAGGAACCTATGATTTGTTCCTGGGACAGGAAATGGAGCTCAGTTGCACAGTTCATATTATTCCTAATCAGTGGAGGGATTGGGTATACGAGGACAGTTGGGATTCTAGAGGCAGAAATTCTATGGATATATGCAGTGTGTGTTGATGCAGCATACTTGATAAGTAACTTATTATCCTGGATCATAACCAGGGGTGAAATGGATAGAGGAACACAAGTACTTCTGTCCAGAGTGGTCAGATGTTCTTGAAATGTGGACTATTCAGAATGGGTGGGATTTGGGCTTTTTTGAACCCATGTGAGCCAACTCCTATTTGAAACAGTTCAGAGAAAATGATGAGGGAAAGGGTGAgactaaaatattcttttttttttcacttgtagcATCTTCTAATGTTTATTGGCCCAAAGACAGGATtctgctttctcctttctcttataGGACTTGGGAGTTACATATCCCCCAAACCTTCCCTTCAGCCTCTCTTTACAAGAAGGGTCCAGCAGGGAGTAAAAGTTCAGTCAAGAGTGATCACCCCCACCCAGGAAAAGATAAAGCCAGCAACATTCACAAATGTGGGGACCAGGGCTGCAGTCCTTCGAAGGGGCCAAGAGATTCTTCAGACAAAAACCCAAGAAGATGTGGTCCAGACGGTCACTTCCCACTATAGCCCCAGGGATACGAATCCAAGGTCCAGGTGAGCTCCAGAGCTGAGATCTCCTCCCTGAGGGCTGCAGACCTGTCTTGTCTCTCACTCTGATAGTGAAGGTCAGAAAAAGAttctccctctcccatctcc
This window contains:
- the CD300LG gene encoding LOW QUALITY PROTEIN: CMRF35-like molecule 9 (The sequence of the model RefSeq protein was modified relative to this genomic sequence to represent the inferred CDS: deleted 1 base in 1 codon) gives rise to the protein MRFLLLWGWIIIPGYGAMVGPKEVSGPEGSSLSVQCSYEDKHRERKKYWCKNNGLIFSPCATVIITEAGKEETNGEVSIKDNPQNGTFTVIMRKVTQKDAGKYQCGISIFGFDEIFEVTVVVFSGLESSDSLNPSLQPPSTRSDQQGVKVWETRSPELRLGSYISPKPSLQPLFTRRVQQGVKVQSRVITPTQEKIKPATFTNVGTRAAVLRRGQEILQTKTQEDVVQTVTSHYSPRDTNPRSRISIPLIRFWLHASSSCCYWWWLSQPS